One window from the genome of Cryptomeria japonica chromosome 6, Sugi_1.0, whole genome shotgun sequence encodes:
- the LOC131036415 gene encoding G-type lectin S-receptor-like serine/threonine-protein kinase At2g19130, translating to MDRLAFNCLKRFILALALLILQCSYHLFVATGDTLSMGASLRENQTIISKNGTFELGFFSPNGTNNWYVGIWYAQIPDKTIVWVANRETPIRDLPGVLTLSTSGYLTVSDWQGQNIWSSNKTQQTKASRAYILDNGNFVLFGAQNTSEIVWESFGDPTDTLLPTMKLWKGLKLNSWKSSVDPAPGPFFDQMNPSPGETDLSMHYKNGVSYYSTGAWTGSYFTTLPGALSYTILKMEFLVFSPTRMYYTYKLGPQASTMMARHVLNRNGEMVLYYWTNNNSWSPIWYQPQSSCGVYGVCGAYGVCFTEENIQSCRCMEGFHPRNAIAWSSQEWWLSGCVRRTPLNCAAINGSGTQDGFLQVTDKSLSDKEPFQITSEWTLLGCKTACLNNCSCTAFAFTDSNSDVCKLWYGDLLSMRAKATSSDGQLLFIRLAASDVSLLSVHAGRGSSRVIALSISIPLGVAVLSCMFIGACIIQSRRGRLLQKVEEYDAPTSLRTFTYKELKIASSNFAHELGKGAFGCVFKATLRDKTLVAVKRLESSAQAEKQFRAEISTIGNIHHVNLVRLRGFCVEGSKRMLVYEYMQNGSLNSFLGRKSKEEDKVLDWNTKFGIALGTARGLLYLHDECRDRIIHCDIKPENILLDTDFSPKVSDFGLAKLVGRDFSKVLTTTRGTIGYLAPEWLTGVPITVKVDVYSFGMTLLEIISGRRNSDLSVQESQRYFPTWAATQILKGNTIGIVDERIADKADVEEVRRAAVVSILCIQEDENARPSMAQVVRILEAKSESNVEQYERCLQALIDNHCVY from the coding sequence ATGGATCGTTTAGCATTTAACTGCTTGAAACGTTTCATTTTAGCTCTTGCTTTGCTTATTCTCCAGTGCAGCTACCATTTATTTGTTGCTACTGGAGACACCCTTTCTATGGGGGCTTCTCTGAGGGAAAATCAGACCATTATTTCGAAGAATGGTACTTTTGAATTGGGATTTTTTAGTCCCAACGGAACCAACAACTGGTATGTTGGCATCTGGTATGCTCAGATCCCTGACAAGACCATTGTTTGGGTGGCTAACAGGGAGACTCCCATCAGAGACCTGCCCGGCGTTTTGACGCTCTCTACATCTGGTTATCTCACTGTCTCTGATTGGCAAGGACAAAACATTTGGTCTAGTAATAAAACTCAGCAAACAAAGGCATCCAGAGCTTACATATTGGACAATGGTAATTTTGTTCTATTTGGCGCCCAAAACACTTCTGAGATTGTGTGGGAGAGCTTTGGAGATCCCACAGATACACTTTTGCCTACGATGAAGTTATGGAAGGGCTTGAAATTAAACTCTTGGAAGAGTTCGGTGGATCCAGCGCCTGGGCCCTTCTTTGACCAAATGAATCCATCCCCGGGAGAAACTGACCTTTCAATGCACTATAAAAATGGCGTTTCATATTACAGTACGGGAGCATGGACTGGTAGCTACTTTACCACTTTGCCAGGGGCTCTTTCTTATACCATTTTGAAGATGGAATTCCTGGTGTTTTCTCCCACAAGAATGTACTACACATATAAGCTTGGACCCCAGGCTAGTACGATGATGGCTAGACATGTTCTCAACAGGAACGGCGAGATGGTACTCTACTATTGGACTAATAATAATAGCTGGAGCCCGATTTGGTATCAACCCCAATCAAGCTGTGGCGTGTATGGCGTATGCGGGGCGTACGGAGTATGTTTCACCGAAGAAAACATTCAGTCATGCAGATGTATGGAAGGCTTCCACCCAAGAAACGCTATTGCCTGGAGTTCTCAGGAATGGTGGTTAAGTGGTTGTGTTCGGCGTACTCCATTAAACTGCGCCGCCATCAATGGCAGTGGCACGCAGGATGGTTTCCTCCAAGTTACCGATAAGTCTTTGTCTGATAAAGAGCCTTTTCAAATCACGTCAGAGTGGACTCTACTAGGATGCAAAACTGCTTGTCTCAACAATTGCTCCTGCACGGCCTTTGCTTTCACCGATTCTAATTCTGATGTTTGTAAATTGTGGTATGGCGATCTTTTAAGCATGCGGGCTAAGGCCACTTCTTCTGACGGCCAACTCTTATTCATTCGATTGGCTGCTTCTGATGTGTCACTGTTGTCAGTCCACGCGGGAAGAGGCAGCAGCAGAGTAATTGCACTCTCCATTTCAATTCCTCTGGGCGTTGCCGTTTTGAGTTGTATGTTCATCGGTGCATGCATTATTCAGAGCAGGCGCGGAAGACTGCTTCAGAAAGTCGAGGAGTACGACGCACCAACATCACTTAGAACATTCACGTACAAAGAGCTCAAAATTGCAAGCAGTAATTTCGCCCATGAGTTGGGAAAGGGAGCATTTGGCTGTGTCTTCAAAGCAACTCTGCGAGACAAGACACTTGTCGCCGTGAAAAGATTAGAGAGTTCCGCGCAAGCAGAAAAGCAATTCCGTGCAGAAATTAGCACCATTGGAAACATACATCATGTGAATTTGGTGAGGCTTCGCGGATTCTGCGTGGAGGGGTCCAAAAGAATGCTCGTGTATGAGTACATGCAAAATGGGTCTCTCAATTCTTTCTTGGGCCGCAAatccaaagaagaagacaaggtgcTGGACTGGAATACCAAATTTGGAATTGCTTTGGGCACTGCAAGAGGGTTACTTTATCTTCACGACGAATGCAGAGATCGCATCATCCATTGCGATATCAAGCCAGAAAATATTCTTCTAGACACGGATTTCTCTCCGAAAGTGTCTGATTTTGGACTAGCAAAGCTTGTTGGCAGAGATTTCAGCAAAGTGCTGACGACAACAAGAGGGACGATAGGATATTTGGCTCCCGAGTGGCTGACCGGCGTGCCGATAACAGTGAAGGTGGATGTATACAGTTTTGGCATGACCCTGCTCGAAATAATCTCAGGCCGACGAAATAGTGATTTGAGTGTGCAGGAATCTCAACGCTACTTTCCCACTTGGGCAGCAACTCAAATTCTCAAGGGAAACACAATTGGTATTGTGGATGAAAGAATTGCAGATAAGGcagatgttgaagaggtgag